In Bogoriella caseilytica, the genomic window CTTCCCTTTCGGCTACGGCTTGAGCTACACCACCTTCGAATACACCGACCTGCGCGCCGATTCCCGGAGCGCCAGCCTCACGGTGACCAACACCGGCGAGCGCGCCGGCGCCGAGGTGGTCCAGCTCTACGTGAGCCCACCAGCCGGTCCGGCCTACCGCCCGGCCACGGAGCTTCGCGGCTTCGCCAAGGTCCATCTTGAGCCAGGAGAAGCCCGCGAGGTCACCCTCGAACTGGGCACGGCCGCCTTCGCGCACGCAGACGCGACCGGTGCGTGGATCGTGGAGAGCGGGGAGTACACGATCACCGTGGGCTCGCACGTCCGTGACACGCGCCTGCAGGCTCGCGTCAGCGTTGAAGGAGTGGCCGCGCCGGCCGGTGCCGAGGGGGCTGAGCTGACGCTCTATGCAGCCGGCTCGGTCACCGAGGTCGATGACGGTGCTTTCACGGCCCTGCTCGGCAGGAGCCTGCCGCCACCGGATTGGCCTGCCGGGCCGATAGAGATCAACCACCCCTTCTCGCGGCTCGGTCAGGCCCGTAGCCCCCTGGCCCGATTGGCCTGGCGGATCATCGCCTGGCGCATGCGTGCCTCGGCCAGGAAGGGCAAGCCCGACCTGAATCTCATCTTCATCGCCAACATGCCCCCGCGCGCCATCGCCAAGATGACCAACGGCATGGTGTCCATGGACATGGTCGAGGCCTTGCTGACGGTCATCAACGGCCGCCATCTGCGCGGTGTCGGGCGACTGATCACCGCGGCCCTGCGCAATCTCCGCGCCAACCGCCGCACCCGGCGCGCGCTCGCCGCCGCGGCCACCCCGGAAGGAACCCACTGATGAGCGAGACCCCTCAGCGGCAGGGCCGCCAGTCCCCGTTCGCTGCCCTGTGGCGGCCCGTGGCCCGCGTCTGGGGCCGGTTCGCCGAGAAGCATCCCGGGATCGCGCAGTTCGCGATGTTCTTCATCATCAGCAATGGCGTCACGGCGCTGCAACTGGCTCTGATGCCGTTCTTCCGGTGGGTGTTCTCCCACACCGGTCTGCTGCACACCGACTTCCAGGTGCTCCCGGTGGGCACCACCGAGGACGGCGCCACCAACTTCATCTTCAACTACCCCGCCGGCGAGATGGCTGAGGGGGGAGCCGGAGGCCTGGCGTACTTCCTGGCCGTGCAGATCACCATCCTGATCGCCCAGGTGATCAACTTCTTCGCACAGCGGAGCATCACCTTCAAATCCAACTCCTCGATCTGGAAGGCCGCTTTCTGGTATGCGCTGGCTTACGTGATCATCACCTTCGTGGCCGCGGCCGCGCAGGGTATCTACCGCGCGCCGCTCTACGACACGCTCATCGGCTGGTGGGGCTCCACCGGTGAGACCACGGCGGACGTGCTCACGATGATCATCAATGCCGCCATCCAGTTCTGGGTCTTCTACCCGATTTTCAAGCTGATCTTCCGCCAGGTGCCCGACGCCGAGGACGCCGCGGACAAGGCCGAGGAGATCGTGGAGAGCGCCCAGGACTGACGGTCCCGAGCACCTGCCGACGACCGATAAGGTTCCCAGGGTGAGTGGCGCCTGGGACGTGTGGAAATGGTGAAGGTATGCCGCTGCTGACGCTCGTGGTGCCTGCGTACAACGCCGCCGGTCACCTCGGACGATGTGTGCGCACCCTGACCGGTGCGAGCGATGTCGAGATCATCATCGTCGACGACGGCTCGACCGACGCCACCGCCGAGGTCGCTGCCGAGTTCGCGGCCGCCCACCCGCAGATCACGGTCATCCGACAGCAGAACGCCGGGCACGGCGGCGCCGTCAACGCCGGTGTGGACGCGGCCACGGGGGTGTACCTCAAGGTAGTGGACTCCGACGACTGGCTGAACCCCGCAGCGCTGGACACCCTGGTGGCCACCTTGCGGGAGCTCACCCGGGTGGCCGAAGGGCCCGACGTCGTCGTGACCAACTTCGTCTACGAGCGTGTGGGCCGGCACCGTAAGACGGCGGTACGTTACCGGCGTGCACTACCTCGCGGGCGGGTCATCGGCTGGGAGCACACCCGGCGCTTCGGGCCCCGCCAGTACTTCATGATGCACTCCCTCGCCTATCGCACCGACCTCCTGCGCACCTCAGGGCTGCGGCTGCCGGAGCGCACCTTCTACGTGGACAATCTCTTCGTGATGGTGCCGCTGAACCAGGCCCGGCGCCTGTACTACCTCGACGTCGATCTCTACCGGTACTTCATCGGCAGGGAGGACCAGTCGGTGAACGAGGCGGTCATGATCCGGCGCATGGACCAGTACCTGCGCGTCAACCGATTGCTGGTGGCGGAGGTGCCGGACAAGAACCACGTGCCGCCGGCCCTGTATCGCTACCTCGTGCACCACGTGGCCACGGTCTGCGCTGTCACCTCGGTCATGCTGCTACGCGCCGGCACCGAGGAGGCTCTGCAGCTCCGTGCCGACTTCTGGCGAGAGGTCCGGCGCAATCCCCAGCTGCACCGGCGGCTGCGGCGCCACCCCGTGGCCTCCGTGTCCAGCCTGCCGGGGCGGTGGGGAGGGCGGTTCTCGATCGTCGCCTATCGGGTGGCGCGACGACTCATTGGGTTCAACTGAGATCGGGGGAGAGCATGCCACGGATCGCGATCGTCGAAGACGACGAGATGGCTCGCGCGGTGCTGATGGAGCATCTGCGCCGCTACGAGAGCGAAAACTCCCTGAGCTTCACCATCGACACCCATACGGAAGGCTCGGCACTGGCCGATGACTACCGGCCCGTCTACGACATCGTGCTGCTGGACATCGAGATGCCCGGGGTGGACGGCATGGCCGTGGCCCGGGCGATTCGCGAGGTGGACGGTGACGTCGTCATCCTGTTCATCACCAACTCGCCCCAGCACGCTATCTCCGGCTACCGGGTCGCGGCACTCAGCTACGTGCTCAAGCCGGTGCCCTACTCGGTGTTCGCCGCGGAGATGGACCGCAGCTTGGAGCAGGTGCGCCGCCGGGAGCGGCACCATCTGATGATCTCCTCCGGGAACGAGCATCACCGCGTGGATCTCTCCGAGGTGCTGTACCTGGAGTCCAACCGTCACCGCATCACCGTGCACACCCGCAGCGCGGAGTACCACTTCACCGGGGCATTGAAGGATCTTGAGGCCGAACTGACCGACAAGGGCTTCTTCCGTGCCAACCACGGCTATCTGGTGAACCTTGCCCACGTCACCGCAGTGCGGCAGAGCACCTGTGTGCTCACGGGCGGGCGGGAACTGCAGGTCAGCCGGCCGCGGAAGAAGGCCTTCCTGACCGCCCTGGCCGATCACGTGGGTGGGTCCCGGCTGTGATCGGTGGCGCTGCGGTCGCGGACATCCCGCGCGCGCTCACGGCCGTGGCGGAATGGGGGGCCTGCCTCGTCTTCCTGCTGATCCTCGCCCGGCGCATGCGGGCGGTCGCCATGGTGGGATGGTGCGCAGCAGGCCTGGCCGCGCTGCTGGTCGTCCACCACATCGCGGGCGGCCTGGGCGTGCAGTGGTGGGTGCCGGGCATGCTCGCGGCCGTTGCTGTGATGTACGCGGTGCTCTGGGGCGGGCTGCGGACCTCGGCCCTGACCGCCGGCTACCTCACCGCTCGAGCATTGGTGCTGGCCGAGCTCGTCGCCGCCTTCCACTGGCAACTGCACATCTACTTCTTCGGCCAGACCGGTCCGCTGGAGAGCGCAGGCTCGATCGCGTTGCTGGCGCTCTACCCGGGGGTGTTCGTGCTGGCCTGGGCGGCGGAGTCCCGGCATTTCCCGCGCGGTCAGAGCATCGAGGTCACGCCCTCCGAGGTCCTGGCGGCCGGGGCGATCGCGGCGGTCACCTTCTTTATGTCCAACATCTCCTTCCTGTCAGCCAACACGCCTTTCTCCGGCCGGCTGGGGGCCGAGATCCTCTGGATCCGCACCCTGGTGGACCTGTGCGGCTACATCGCCCTGTACGTCCAGCAGGAGCATCGCCGCGAGAACCAGTTGCGCGCGGAGAACAGCGCGATGAACTCGCTGCTGCGCTCGCAGCACGAGCAGTACCTCCTCACCCGGCGCACCGTGGAGGAGGTCAATCGCAAGTACCACGACATGAAGCACCAGATCCAGGTCATCCGCGCCGAGACCGACGAGACCCGCCGCGCGTCCTACCTCGCAGAGCTCGAGGACTCAGTGGCTGACTACGGGCATCAACGCCGCACCGGCTCGCCCGTGCTGGACACGCTGCTGCAGGCCAAGGGCGCGCACTGCGCCGAGCAGAACATCGAGCTGACCGTGGTGGCCGATGGCCGCTTGCTGGAGTTCATCCGCGTGATCGACGTCATCTCCATCCTCGGCAACGCCCTGGACAATGCCATCGAAGCCTGCACCCGGCTGCCGCAGGGGGAGGACCGCCGGATCAAGCTCGCGGTCTTCGCGCACGGGGATCTGCTGATGATCCGGATCGACAACACCTACGACGGCGGTATCAACGTGGTCGGCGGACGGCCGGTCACCCGGAAGGCCGACCGGGCCTCGCACGGTTTCGGCCTGCGGAACATCGAGGATGCCGCCGAACGCTACGACGGCACGGTCACCTTCAGTCGGGACCAGTGCTGGTTCTCCCTCCGGGTGCTCATGCCCCTGCCCGAGGGCTCCGGGCGCGGCGCCGGCGAGGTGGACGCGCCCCGCTGAGCGTGCGCGGCGGTGGCGAGGTGGACGCGCCCCGCTGAGCGTGCGCGGCGGTGATTGGATGGGGGAATGAACTCCTCCCACACTGCCGAATTCTGGTTCGACCCGATCTGCCCCTGGGCCTGGATGACCTCACGCTGGATGCTCGAGGTGGAGCAGGTTCGTGATGTCTCGGTGACCTGGAACGTCATGTCCCTGGCCGTTCTCAACGAAGGCCAGGACCTCGACGAGGGCTACCGGGCGCTGATGGATCGAGCCTGGGGCCCCGCCCGTGTGATCAACGCCGCGCGGGAACTCCATGGCCAGGATGTCGTCGAGCCGCTCTACACCGCGGTGGGCACCCGCATCCACCCTGGCGGGCAGAAGGACTGGGACGCCGTCCTGACCGCAGCGCTCGAGGAGGTGGGCTTGCCCGCCGAGTTGGCCAGATATGCGCACTCCGATGAGCTCGACGACGCCCTGCGTGCCTCGCACGAACGTGGCATCTCCCTGGTCGGTGACGATGTGGGCACGCCCGTGGTCGCCGTCGAGGGCGTCGCCTTCTTCGGCCCCGTGGTCACCCCGGCGCCCCGGGGAGAGGCCGCAGCCAAGCTCTGGGACGGCTGCCTGCTCGTCGCGGGGACTCCCGGCTTCTACGAGCTCAAGCGCAGCCGCACCCAGGGCCCGGACTTCAGTTAGGCCCGCGGGCGGCACACTCAGGACCAGAACTCTGCAGTCCCCGTCACTACCAGCGGCGGGGACTGCATAGTTCTGCCAGGAGTCGCTACCAGATGCGCACGCGCTCGGCCGGCGGGAGGTAGAGCGCATCACCGGGCGCGACGTCGAAAGCCTCGTGGAAGGCATCGAGGTTGCGCAGCACGCCATTGCAGCGGAACTCCGGCGGTGAGTGCGGGTCGATGGTGAGCAGGCGGATGGCCTCCTCGTCGCGCGACTTCTCCCGCCAGATCCGCCCCCAGGAGAAGAACACGCGCTGTAGGCCGGTCAATCCGTCGATCTCCGGCGCGGCCTCGAGACCACCCTGCTCGCGCAGCGCAATGCCATAGGCCTTGATGCCGATGGACAGCCCGCCGAGGTCACCGATGTTCTCGCCCACGGTCAGCGCGCCGTTGACGGTGTGCGTGTCGTCGAGTTGTGCAGGGGAGTAGGCGTCGTACTGGGCGATGAGCGCCTCGGTGCGGCGCTCGAACTCTTCACGGTCCGCGGCGGTCCACCAGTCGCGCATCTTGCCGGTTCCGTCGTACTTCGAGCCCTGGTCATCGAAACCGTGGCCGATCTCGTGCCCGATGACGGCGCCGATCCCGCCGTAGTTCCAGGCGTCGTCGGCCTCGGGGTCGAAGAAGGGCGGCTGCAGGATGGCCGCCGGGAAGACGATCTCGTTCCAGGTGGGGTTGTAGTAGGCGTTCACGGTCTGCGGCGACATGAACCACTCGCTGCGGTCCATCGGCTGGCCGATCTTGGCCAGTTCGCGGCGGTCCTCGAACAGCGCAGCCGAGCGTACGTTCCCCACGAGGTTGTCCGCAGCGATCTCCAGGGCGGTGTAGTCCCGCCAGGTATCGGGGTAGCCCACCTTGGGGGTGAAGGCCTCCAGCTTCTCCAGGGCGCGCTCGCGGGTTTCTGGGCCCATCCAGTCGAGCGCGTTGATGGACTCGCAGTACGCGCTGACCAGGTTGGCCACGAGCTCCTGCATCCGGGCCTTGTGCTCCGGCGGGAAGTGCCGGGCCACGTAGAGCTCACCCACGGCTTCGCCCATGGCGTCCTCGACCAGGCCGACGCCGCGCTTCCAGCGCTCGCGCAGTTCCTGGGCGCCGGTCAGGGTCTTGCCGTAGAAGTCGAAGTTCTCCTCCACGAAAGCTGAGGAGAGGTAGGGGGCGCGGGCATGGATGACCTGCCAGGTGAGCCAGAGCCGCAGCTCCTCGGCGGAGGCTTCCGACCAGATCCTCGCGAAGGCTGCCATGTAGTCCGGCATGCCGACGATGAGGTCGTCGAAAGCGCCCTGGGGCACCTCCAGGGAGCTGCGCCAGCGTTCCCAGTCGAACCCGGGGGCGGCGTCGACCAGCTGCTGCCAGGTCATCGGGTTGTTCAGCTTGTCCATCTCGCGGGTGGCCACCCGATCCCAGTGGGCCGCGGCAAGCTTGGTCTCGAAAGCCATGATCTTCTCAGCGGCACCCATCGCCTCCATCTCGGTGATCAGGCCCGAGTGGGCGAGCATCGCCGTCACGTGGCCCACGTAGGCCGTGCGCGTGGCCGCGTGGGAGTCCTCCCGGTAGTAGGACTCGTCGGGGAGTCCGAGACCGGACTGCACCAGGATGACCACGTAACGATCGGGGTCATTGAAGTCGGCATTGACCAGGTAACCCACCCCGCCGGTGACCCCGGTGGGCTGGAGAGATCCCATGGCGTGGGTGAGGGCGTCCTTGTTCAGGGCAGCACTCAGCAGATCGAGGTCGGCGCGTAGCGGGAAGGCGCCGAGCGACTCCACCCGCTCGGTGTCCATGAAGGAGGCATACAGCGCACCGACCTTCTCGGTATTCTGCTCGGCCTGCGGGCGCAGGGGCTCTTCGTAGCGGCCGGCAGCCACATCTTCGATGATGGCCTTGGTGTGTTCCTCGGAGAGGTCGCGCAGTCGGGTGAAGGAGCCATCGCGGGCACGGTCGGCAGGAATCTCGTGCTGCTGAAGCCAGCGCCCGTTGACGTGGCGGTACAGATCGTCCTGGATACGGATGTTCTCGTCGATCGCCTCGGCGTCGGTCATGGCCGGAGTCTGGTCGAGTGTCATGGATCGAGCCTATGCGGTGGGCCGCGTGCTGGCACGAGGCACGGCCCCGGCTTGGCACAATAGGGGCATGCGCATCCACATCGCCGCGGATCACGCCGGATTCGAACTCAAGTCGGCCCTTGTTGACCGGCTGACGGCTGACGGGCACGACGTCATCGATCACGGGGCCGAGCACTACGACGCCCAGGACGACTACCCGGCTTTCTGCCTGTCCGCCGGTGAGGCCGTGGTTGCGGAACCCGGTTCGCTGGGCATCGTGCTGGGGGGCTCGGGCAACGGTGAGCAGATCGCGGCGAACAAGGTGCGCGGAGTGCGCGCAGCACTGGCCTGGAACGAGACGACCGCCAGGCTCGCCCGGCAACACAACGACGCGAACGTGGTGGCTCTGGGCGCGCGCCAACACTCCGAGGAGGAGGCAGTGACGATCGTGCAGGCTTTCCTCGCCGAGTCCTTCTCCGGGGACCCCCGCCACCAGCGCCGCATCGACCAGGTGGCGGCCTACGAGAGCCGCTAGGCAGGCGGGAGGCGGGCGCCGGCTGGGAGCATAGGCCTATGCCCGAAGGTCATTCCATCCATCGACTCGCGCTGGCGTTCCGGGAGCTGTTCGGTGGCCAGCGCCTCGCCGTTTCCTCCCCGCAAGGGCGTTTCGCCGATGGCGCCGCCCTGCTCGATGGCCAGGTGCTCCGCGCCACCGAGGCGCACGGGAAGCAGCTCTTCCTGGGCCTCGCGCCTGGCGACGACGCCGGGGCGCTCCCGGAGCGTTGGCTGCGGATCCACCTCGGCCTGTATGGCTCGTGGACCTTTGCCGGAGACGCGACCTTCACCGGGGATCACGCGATCGGCGCACCGAGGCGCCGGGTCGGTGAGGAGGAACGGGCTCTGGAGGGTGGGGATGGCAAGGAGGCCGGCCAGGAACCGGCCGCATGGGAGCCGCCCGCGCCGCGCGGCGCCGTCCGGGCCCGGATCCTCGGCGAGCACGGAGTGGCCGACCTGACCGGGCCGACCGCGTGTGAGGTCATCACCGGGGAGGAGAAGTCAGCCGTGCACGAGAGGCTCGGGCCCGACCCGCTCCGTGAGGACGGCGATGGCGAGGCTTTTGTCGCCGCAGTGCGCGCCCGGCGGCGCACGGTAGGGGAGCTCCTCATGGACCAGTCGATCCTGGCCGGGGTGGGCAACATCTACCGCGCCGAAGCGCTCTTTCGTGCCCGGGTGCATCCGCGCCGGCTGGGCAAGAACGTGCCGGCAGCCCGCCTGCGTGAGATCTGGGATGACCTGGTCGTGCTCATGCGCGACGGCGTGGAGACTGGGCGGATCGTCACCGTCCGTGCCGAGCACCAGGGCCGGCAGCCCGATACCGAGGCGCAGCGCTGGTACGTCTACCACCGCAGCAGGCAGCCCTGCCTGGTGTGCGGGGCGAGTGTGTCGGAGGCTGAGATGCAGGCGCGTCGAGTGTTCTGGTGCCCGCGTTGCCAGCGCGCGCCGCGTCAGTAGCAGGGGCTTCAGCGACGCGCGTGCTGGCGGACGGCGGCCCAGGCCGCCAGGGCCACTGCGCCCGGGATGAGGACGATCACGGCGACCGGCACGAGGACCATCAGCGCGACGGCCCCGCCGACCAGTACGGCTTGAAGTGCCCACCGCAGGATCTCACCCTGCCCGGTGCGGCCCTTCTTGCGGACCGCCAGGTACCGCATCCTCTCACCGGTCTCGCCCTTCTCCAGCAGGGTGCGGCGCCAGGCCCTGGCCTGGAATCCTGCGGCGATCGCCCCGGCTAGCAGCCAGATGACCGCGGCGCCGAGGCCGGCACTCCATGCCGGGGCCTCGGTGGCGATCGCGGTCAGAGACACGCCGAGGGCCATGAGCGGGGTGAGTGCGGCACTGGTGAGCGCGCCGATGGCCATGCCGCGCGCCGTGGCGCCCCCGGCGCGCGTCGCAGCCAGCACGCCGCCCGCGGTGGCGAGGAGCCAGCCGATCCCCGCGACCAGCGCGGGCAGTAGCGCGGGAGTGAGGCCGAGATCTGCCAAGGCCATCGCGATGCCCGAGACGATAGCTGCGCTGACGGCCACGGCGAGCATGAGGAAGAAGCGTTGCTTGGCGCGGGCGCGGGAAGTCTCGATCGGGCCGCGAACGTCCTCGTGGCTGTGCGGCACGGAGTCATCGCAGTATTCGCAGCCGCCGCCGTGGCCCAGCTCCTCGTACGCGGCCTTGGCCATGGACTGATCGGTACTCATCGCCTCGGATCATAAGCCGGAGAGCCCGGTGAGGACGGACGATCCGCCCGGTCCGAGGCCAGACGTGGCAAGAACCTCATGCCCGCCGCCAGGTCGCATTGCCCGGGGCGGCCCGGGCTGCGTTACGATCATTGCTGCGCTCGGGTCTCCCGGCCGCGCGGATGTAGCTCAATGGTAGAGCCTCTGCCTTCCAAGCAGATGGTGCGGGTTCGATTCCCGTCATCCGCTCCGATCGTCGCTCCCGGCCATCCCGGTCGACGGGGGTGCCGCCCTC contains:
- a CDS encoding glycosyltransferase family 2 protein; amino-acid sequence: MPLLTLVVPAYNAAGHLGRCVRTLTGASDVEIIIVDDGSTDATAEVAAEFAAAHPQITVIRQQNAGHGGAVNAGVDAATGVYLKVVDSDDWLNPAALDTLVATLRELTRVAEGPDVVVTNFVYERVGRHRKTAVRYRRALPRGRVIGWEHTRRFGPRQYFMMHSLAYRTDLLRTSGLRLPERTFYVDNLFVMVPLNQARRLYYLDVDLYRYFIGREDQSVNEAVMIRRMDQYLRVNRLLVAEVPDKNHVPPALYRYLVHHVATVCAVTSVMLLRAGTEEALQLRADFWREVRRNPQLHRRLRRHPVASVSSLPGRWGGRFSIVAYRVARRLIGFN
- a CDS encoding LytR/AlgR family response regulator transcription factor; this translates as MPRIAIVEDDEMARAVLMEHLRRYESENSLSFTIDTHTEGSALADDYRPVYDIVLLDIEMPGVDGMAVARAIREVDGDVVILFITNSPQHAISGYRVAALSYVLKPVPYSVFAAEMDRSLEQVRRRERHHLMISSGNEHHRVDLSEVLYLESNRHRITVHTRSAEYHFTGALKDLEAELTDKGFFRANHGYLVNLAHVTAVRQSTCVLTGGRELQVSRPRKKAFLTALADHVGGSRL
- a CDS encoding sensor histidine kinase, with amino-acid sequence MIGGAAVADIPRALTAVAEWGACLVFLLILARRMRAVAMVGWCAAGLAALLVVHHIAGGLGVQWWVPGMLAAVAVMYAVLWGGLRTSALTAGYLTARALVLAELVAAFHWQLHIYFFGQTGPLESAGSIALLALYPGVFVLAWAAESRHFPRGQSIEVTPSEVLAAGAIAAVTFFMSNISFLSANTPFSGRLGAEILWIRTLVDLCGYIALYVQQEHRRENQLRAENSAMNSLLRSQHEQYLLTRRTVEEVNRKYHDMKHQIQVIRAETDETRRASYLAELEDSVADYGHQRRTGSPVLDTLLQAKGAHCAEQNIELTVVADGRLLEFIRVIDVISILGNALDNAIEACTRLPQGEDRRIKLAVFAHGDLLMIRIDNTYDGGINVVGGRPVTRKADRASHGFGLRNIEDAAERYDGTVTFSRDQCWFSLRVLMPLPEGSGRGAGEVDAPR
- a CDS encoding DsbA family protein, which translates into the protein MNSSHTAEFWFDPICPWAWMTSRWMLEVEQVRDVSVTWNVMSLAVLNEGQDLDEGYRALMDRAWGPARVINAARELHGQDVVEPLYTAVGTRIHPGGQKDWDAVLTAALEEVGLPAELARYAHSDELDDALRASHERGISLVGDDVGTPVVAVEGVAFFGPVVTPAPRGEAAAKLWDGCLLVAGTPGFYELKRSRTQGPDFS
- a CDS encoding M13 family metallopeptidase; translated protein: MTLDQTPAMTDAEAIDENIRIQDDLYRHVNGRWLQQHEIPADRARDGSFTRLRDLSEEHTKAIIEDVAAGRYEEPLRPQAEQNTEKVGALYASFMDTERVESLGAFPLRADLDLLSAALNKDALTHAMGSLQPTGVTGGVGYLVNADFNDPDRYVVILVQSGLGLPDESYYREDSHAATRTAYVGHVTAMLAHSGLITEMEAMGAAEKIMAFETKLAAAHWDRVATREMDKLNNPMTWQQLVDAAPGFDWERWRSSLEVPQGAFDDLIVGMPDYMAAFARIWSEASAEELRLWLTWQVIHARAPYLSSAFVEENFDFYGKTLTGAQELRERWKRGVGLVEDAMGEAVGELYVARHFPPEHKARMQELVANLVSAYCESINALDWMGPETRERALEKLEAFTPKVGYPDTWRDYTALEIAADNLVGNVRSAALFEDRRELAKIGQPMDRSEWFMSPQTVNAYYNPTWNEIVFPAAILQPPFFDPEADDAWNYGGIGAVIGHEIGHGFDDQGSKYDGTGKMRDWWTAADREEFERRTEALIAQYDAYSPAQLDDTHTVNGALTVGENIGDLGGLSIGIKAYGIALREQGGLEAAPEIDGLTGLQRVFFSWGRIWREKSRDEEAIRLLTIDPHSPPEFRCNGVLRNLDAFHEAFDVAPGDALYLPPAERVRIW
- a CDS encoding ribose-5-phosphate isomerase encodes the protein MRIHIAADHAGFELKSALVDRLTADGHDVIDHGAEHYDAQDDYPAFCLSAGEAVVAEPGSLGIVLGGSGNGEQIAANKVRGVRAALAWNETTARLARQHNDANVVALGARQHSEEEAVTIVQAFLAESFSGDPRHQRRIDQVAAYESR
- a CDS encoding Fpg/Nei family DNA glycosylase, yielding MPEGHSIHRLALAFRELFGGQRLAVSSPQGRFADGAALLDGQVLRATEAHGKQLFLGLAPGDDAGALPERWLRIHLGLYGSWTFAGDATFTGDHAIGAPRRRVGEEERALEGGDGKEAGQEPAAWEPPAPRGAVRARILGEHGVADLTGPTACEVITGEEKSAVHERLGPDPLREDGDGEAFVAAVRARRRTVGELLMDQSILAGVGNIYRAEALFRARVHPRRLGKNVPAARLREIWDDLVVLMRDGVETGRIVTVRAEHQGRQPDTEAQRWYVYHRSRQPCLVCGASVSEAEMQARRVFWCPRCQRAPRQ